In the Streptomyces sp. f51 genome, one interval contains:
- a CDS encoding DUF397 domain-containing protein produces the protein MTTPDNWQKSSFSGPGDGDSCVELASTRAALHLRESDDPGIVLTTAPTPVGHLLQAIRTGTVGTPRT, from the coding sequence ATGACCACCCCTGACAACTGGCAGAAGTCGTCCTTCTCGGGGCCCGGCGACGGCGACTCCTGCGTCGAACTCGCCTCCACCCGCGCGGCCCTGCACCTCCGCGAATCCGACGACCCCGGCATCGTCCTGACCACCGCCCCCACCCCCGTCGGCCACCTCCTCCAGGCCATACGCACCGGGACGGTCGGCACACCCCGTACGTAA
- a CDS encoding helix-turn-helix transcriptional regulator has product MALRRDPTARQLRLAAELRRLREAAGLASREAATLLGVSPAQISQIEAGLAGVSEKRLRRLAAQYVCTDEAFVEALVSMATDRTRGWWEPYRGSLPTPFLDLAELEHHATFLRDVQFLHIPGLLQTERYARAVFSYRVPELPLDEVELRVQHRMQRQELLEGPAPKRYDGIVHEAALRIMVGDRATSRAQLTHVLDLCEADHITVRVIPFDLEGFGGAASAMTYAGGTAPKLDTVVRDAPQGAAFIDSEAQLNAYRTLFHKVGDVSLDSDRSRDFVHRLTKEL; this is encoded by the coding sequence ATGGCATTGAGGCGTGACCCGACAGCACGTCAGCTGCGGCTGGCGGCCGAACTGCGGCGGCTCCGGGAGGCGGCGGGGCTCGCGTCGCGGGAAGCGGCCACGCTCCTCGGCGTGAGCCCCGCGCAGATCAGCCAGATCGAAGCCGGCCTCGCGGGCGTGAGCGAGAAACGCTTACGCCGGCTCGCGGCACAGTACGTCTGCACGGACGAGGCGTTCGTGGAGGCCCTGGTCTCCATGGCCACCGACAGGACACGCGGGTGGTGGGAGCCGTACCGCGGCTCGCTGCCCACCCCGTTCCTCGACCTCGCCGAGCTGGAACACCACGCGACGTTCCTGCGGGACGTCCAGTTCCTCCACATCCCCGGCCTCCTCCAGACGGAGCGGTACGCGCGCGCGGTCTTCTCCTACCGGGTACCGGAACTTCCGCTCGACGAGGTGGAGTTGCGCGTGCAGCACCGCATGCAGCGCCAGGAACTGCTCGAAGGCCCCGCCCCCAAGCGGTACGACGGCATCGTGCACGAGGCCGCGCTGCGCATCATGGTCGGCGACCGTGCCACGTCCCGTGCCCAACTCACCCATGTGCTCGACCTCTGCGAGGCCGACCACATCACCGTGCGCGTCATCCCCTTCGACCTGGAGGGCTTCGGCGGCGCGGCGAGCGCCATGACCTACGCGGGAGGCACCGCGCCCAAGCTGGACACCGTCGTGCGCGACGCTCCCCAGGGCGCGGCGTTCATCGACTCCGAGGCCCAACTCAACGCGTATCGCACGCTCTTCCATAAAGTCGGGGACGTGTCGCTGGACTCCGACCGGTCCCGCGACTTCGTCCACAGGTTGACCAAGGAGCTGTGA